Genomic DNA from Brienomyrus brachyistius isolate T26 chromosome 22, BBRACH_0.4, whole genome shotgun sequence:
atgaatgaatgaatgaatgaatgaatgaatgaatgagatgAGATTACCTCTCAAACAGCCAAAAAtaatgcagtggttctcagcTATAGTActggggacccactgttattggctgattgacagGTTATGCCGAAAAACTCCTGTGGatcaggtccccccccccactttagaTAACAGTGTCTGTcaaatacataaatgaaatgtgAAGGACACTCACAGAGTCTGGTTCTGTGGGACCTGAGAAGCCCAGTGAAACCAGTAATGGAAGAACAGGGTGATAGCAGCACATGTCTAAGGAAACTGGCTAGTCTCTCTCTGGCTAGTTACGGACTGGAGCGCGGAAAGTTCTTGAATCACGTAGCAGGCGACTTGCTGTTGTACTGGCTTGAGATTGAAGTGTCAGCAAAGAGAGAGATATTCAAGGGAATGTGGAAGTGATCAAAATGTGAATGCTGGTATTTCTGAAATGCACAAGCTGGGGTAGATGAGGAAACTGTAGTTATGCTACTGGTAAATGATCATGCATACAAATGCCAACATCCCTTCACTGACGCCCAGTCACCAGCTGCTGCATGGCGCATGCAATGCCTATATCTGCATTTAGCAGTTTGCATCTAGCAAATGGCGAAAATGTGGAACTCCTAAAATAATGCCCTTAAATATAACGGCGTACAAAACTTAACTACTCAATCCCTGGAGGGGAGACTGATGTCTACCCCTAGAAAATGTCGCTGCATACATTTCGTTGGCTGGAAATTGTGTATATCCACAGCATATtactatacagtatatatacaacTAGATTACTTACAGGAACCGCTCAAACACTAATcattttacaactttctgaaGGAGCAATTTCTAAACTCAACTAGTTATAAAGGTTTGTCTTTGTGATACCAGTAGTAAAGGAAAGGCAAATTAGCATGTATCATTCTTAGCGTGACGCTTCCCCTTTTTAAAGTTTTGTTAACACCCACACCCCTATTTTGGTTTTATGCCCAGCTGCAGGTGCGATGTGGTCTCCGCACATGTAGCAGACTCATAGCTGTCTTTCAAACACTCTTTCTACAGACTGAGCTCAGTTATGTCTGTAGGTTTAATGCAGGTGTCGAGCATTTTCGTTCCATCGTTGTCGCAGCTGCCTAACTTGTGCACAAGGCAGTGCGCAAGAGCAGATGCGCCGTGCATTCAGGAAGACATTCTCGCATGCTGCTATTAAAAcgagctgttatttttttttccacttgcggccttcctgttagcttaaATGAGTCTGGCTGTTCTCCACTGACATCTCTCATTAACGAGGTGTTTTTGGCCACAGAACTGCAGCCAACAGGATGTTCTTTGTTCGTCACACAATTCTCTGCAAACCTGTAATGCATAAATACCAGGAAAGTGGCTGTTTCTCAGATGCTGGAACCTTTGTTTTCAGCACCATCAACTGTCTCACTTAgatcaggttagggttagatatTCTAAAATGCAATCGAACAGTAATATAAACCTCTTCACCCTCCTGCATACCGTATATATTCAATTGCAGCCACATAATTACTTTTGGAGAAGCAAGCAGTCTGTACTGCACAGTAAACTGGACACTGGCTGTaaacagaaaaagaaaacttgTACGTGCGAGCATTTACTCTTGTACCCTTGATACTTAACTAGGTATCCAGATAAGTGCCAAGTTTGGGTGAGAGAAAAAGTAAATCAACACCCGCCACTGCCCTCTAGCGTCCGTGATGTGGTAACGGCGCCCTTACGACGATACATTATGATACATTTAAGAAATACCCCACCTGCATTCTGAGTGCCCGTACACTGCTGCCGGAATGAGGAGAAGCCAttcataatatatttttttcaaatcTTTTTCAGGTGTGATATGAACATGTCAAACGGCAACCAAATACTCTTTGGAACTTTCAGGGGCGTTTTTTGTAAATGCCATTCACTCAAAATAAATTTGGTGATCGTTTAAAGGGTTTGCGAATATTAATACATACCTTTCAAATGCACTGAGAACTTATGTGAGAATATTTATAGTGAATTATTACATGCCGAAATATAGCCATGGCGTCCCTTATATCCAGTAATTCTGGAAATGTAGGCCACTTCTCTTTAACATCTTTTTAACTATTGCGCCTAATGTATTTAACGTTTTTATATTTGTTGTTAAGACCGCATCTCCGAGAGCGCTGCATTCAAAAAATAGTATTTAATCACGCTATTATCTACTGTAATAGCATCTACTTAAGCTATAAGTGATGCccattttaaaattttaaagtgAAAGACTAAAGCAGGATGATCTGGATAAGTTTTATTTAGTGTGTTAAAATGAACTGTACCGACAGCGTGCTCGCTTTCACCTCATACACGCTGAATGTGTGTATTACTAGAAGACTCGAAGACAGCCGAAAGATGGATGACGCTCACCGCCCCCTCCTAATAATCCCCCGAAAAAGGGGAAGGGATCGGCTCAGAAATTTGCGGCGCCTCATACCCGTACAGAAGtaaatgacagctgcttttgcggaataacggggtgggggtgggcctCTGGGCTTTCCattaatttaaagcaaactgCACTCCAGCAAAATTTCAGAAAATAATGAGGGACGCTGTAAAATAGCAATTATTAGCGGAAGCCGGGGAAAAGTGTCCGGGCGAAGAATCGGACCGCAACATCAGTACATGGTGAgtattatatccatccatccattttccaaaccgcttatcctactgggtcgcggggggtccggagcctatcccggaaacaatgggcacgaggcagggaacaacccaggatggggggccagcccatcgcagggtgagtattatacaaagtttttatttcTAAATGCATTCATCAATAAGATTCTCTTGGATTTTGTTTTCCCTTGTCTTTGGATTTGATCAACATGTGGTTCTTCATCGGAAGAACAACCTTTACTCCGTTAACGAATAATGTGCTGTCGGCGCAAATTTTATTAACTCTAATACCAGTTAACTGCAACAAAGGCATTTCTTTTTATAAACTTCTGCGAAGTAATGCAAACTTTTGAGAAGAGTATGAAACCGGTTGCTTGTCTGTTCGTTTAAGGAGTTTAAACTAAATAATACTAAGTGGTTCTCGTGTTTTATCCTACAGTATTGTAAAAGCGGAGTACAGAAAAAGATCTAAAAATAACAAGGTCAAAAAAGCCAGAGCAAATGTTTTGATATATTACATCAAACTAGACGCACAGGCGGTATTTGTCAAAATGATTTTCCACCGTCTAAATTTAGTTTTGCCGGTCATGCTACTTTTCTGGATAAATCACTTACAGTAAACTGATGAACGATTTAATAATGCAGAAATGTTTTATACCCACATTTTTATATTGTCttgcatatatttttcatatgcatggtCATTTTactgatatttaaaaacaatggcACGGTTTATTTATGTTTGAATTTTCCAGTACCAAAATAAAGCAAGACGCTTTCTTAatatatacagtaccagtcaaaaatcTGGACACACCGATAgaaaggttaatttgttttaattctgtACATCTTAGAATAATTCTAAagacatacatataaaacaTCATATATAAAATGATGcacttgttaaaaaaaattaaaatgttggggggggggggggggggcagctctatGGGTTGAGACTCAGAAGGTTGGCGGCTCAAATCCCGTGATCAACAGAGTGATTCTACCATTTGGGCTTTTCAGCATGGGCCCACCTTCTGTCCACCTTCTATCTCTCTCCCCTCCTCTGTCCCTCTTCTGTTCCCATCCCCCTTTTTGATATGGACGGCTTTCTGTCTCTCATGACCTCCAATACTGAATTTGTCTTGTTCCACTTCTCTTTTGATACCCAACGTCATCCTGTgtgactccagttcagtaatttCACAAGAACACGGAACCCTTTATGAATATCACATTATTGCTAAGAGTGTGAATTTTCCCACCATACTAGGGGGGAAATCATTCAGCGAACAGCAACAGAAAAAATATTCTtaaaataaggaaaaaaattagataagacaagacaagacaagatacaactttattgatcccacactGGGGAAATTTACTGGTTAAAATAGCCAAtggaaataaatagaaatagaaaacaaaatggacgcagtgcaattattaataaatacatacaaaaaCAAATACTATTAAAGGCACATGGTGTATATTGTCCCCCATGGTTTAACGCTTAAAGCACATTTTAAAGACATGTCTGTAATATTTAGATTGATCCTTGCCGTCATGTTGCCGCAAATACCGTGGGCAAGTGTAGTGGGATCACAAAAGCATTCTGAGGGAATGCAAACTTTTGCCCGGAATCACAAAAGTATTGCAAGAGAACACAAAactaattttaaaatattttcccaccctGACCTTTAAGGGGCGACTTAGACGACAAACAACAAAATCACAACAAATGGTCTAAACGAGGTTATTGGCTACGGTGACTCATTAAAATTCAAACGGATTAATTGCAGTTTGGATGTGAATGTTTCACATCATGTTCAAACGAATGTTTGAATATCGTTTAAAAAAAGACAGCCACTGCTAGTCACTGGGGGTGTACCCTCAATGATCTGCCAATTGTAGACAtaactgtaggtaaatgtacctatTAATGTACAGGAATGAAcctgaggaacatttctgtaccattgtaacattaatgctgtttgtacctttggtacattcctcagagtccattacTGTAccataaaaggtacaattacaagggTACATGGTAGACTGTCAGAAAAATGTACAATGTACACAATTAGACTTGCAGAAATGCAGTGGATATTGCGCTGATATAGCAAACATTCATATGTAATTAAAAGTCAATACCTAACAATGGTACAGAGCAGAAACtggatgtaaatataaatattgcaCCCAGTGGATATGAATAGAAATTACTCATGTATTTGCAGTGGATATTGCACAAATGAAAATAACATTTATGGGTGATGGACATTCAGCTGGAGAATTTAATGGACTTTCGTTAACTGTGGTGTTATAGAGTCTAATGGATGTATTGTTGGCCTAACCGGACAGGTGAGCTGTACGGCTCTATCCATGTCTGTCTCGCAGCGCCGGAGAACAGCATCTCTGCCTAGTTTACATGTCTATGCAAAGTTAAGTTTTTAAGCAGCTGGAGTTTAGGGCTATGGATGGGTTTAGATCTCAAAGGGACACAACTACTTCCCAAGGAAATAGGTTCAGTCATTGGGCTGGCGATGAAGcctttttcattttcataaaagAGCCGGCTGAATAAATTTGGCGAGCTTAGCGCACAGTTAGTACCCCTCCGGGTAAGAAAGCTGTGAGAAAACATTTTGCAGCGGCACAGAAATCCTAACTGCGTATGTGTTATGAGCTCAGCAGCTTGGTGTGGACCGCGCTGACGATGCTGTCACTGTCATGCAGCTCTGCATATCTGCTCGAGCCATCTCGCCTGCCGCAGCACTCAGAGACGCTATAACCTACCGCTTAGCCCTCAGAATCCTCCTCTTGTTCTCCTTGCGCAGAGTGAGCGAGGCCAGCGGGGCTGCCAGCACGTGCCTGCAGACCTGAGGCTGGCCCTCCCTTCGCTGTAGGAAGGATGATTCTCGTGTGGATGATGTGTATTTCTGCCCTCCCCATCCTGGCCTTCACCTCTTCACCTGTGTCCTGTAAGCTCAATGCCTGCTCAGAACACGGTAAGGGCGGCACCCTAACTCAGGGCTAAGCCGGAATGGGGAGGAGGTGTCCGACAGCTCTTCTAAACATGCCAATCCTCCTTCCCTTGTCCAGTTTCCTCCCTGGTAGACTCGGTCCAGTGCTACAATGACTACAGCACGCACATTCGCTGTACATGGCCAGAAAGCACAGAGGAACACCAGCTGGAGAATCTCTCTCTCTACCACAGCGACGCTGAGGGCAGGTGTGATGGTGGAGGGGATGACGGATGAATCTTCTGGATCGTATGGATGTGTACGGATGGATGTATGACAGAATGAATTGTTGCCAAATACTGTACCTTAACTAATATGCCACCTACTGGGCAGGTGTTCAGATTACAGGGAGCAGGACTGACAAACATGGAATAATGGGGAATGGAAGATaacatggggttagggttagggttaggtttagggttaggaatCAGGATGTGAAGTAGAGCAATATGAAGCAGCTGTAGTGGTGCTGAACGGTAATGTTGACAACCCAAGTGTGCAGCAGAGTGTAGCAAAGCAGCAGCCCTATCAGGCACAGAAAAGCATACACTGCACAGCTAAGGGCAGCAATGGACGATAAGAAAGGGGGAAAGCGATGGATCCCCCTCCGGCCTTGATCAGGATAAGTGGATgcacaaatggatggatggatgcacaaatggatggagggatgcataaatagatggatggatgacctaCAGTATTTGTGTTGGGTACAAATCCCAAGGTGGGCAGGACTGTTATGAGATGCCTATGACAAAGAATTTTGGGTAACCCTGTCCACCCTCAGTGCTGCAGCCTCCTCCATGTCATGGCCTCAGAGTAATGCCCCCCCTGCTCCACCCTTTCCAGGGAATCGCCCTGTGTGGCATACAGCCCTCCTGAAGGCCACCGCGCAGAAAGGTGGTGTCGCTACAACACCACCCGGTTTGTCAAGGGCATCAAGCATGAATTCTTCTTCAAGGTCCCGCTCCCCCCACCGGTGTCCAAGGGGATGATCCTGTCGCAACACGGTCAGTGTGGTTGCCGTGGCCCCCATTCTGATGTTGTCATGGGAACCCTCTCCCCCAAAATACTCACTAAAACAGCATACTTGTAAGTCCTGAGAAAATGTGAAAACGTGATTTAATCACGTCTGCAGGCCCTGAAGCAGAGTGACTGGGTTTGATTCTGACATTCCCTTTTCGCAGTGAAAGTTCGCTCACCCCCAGCTCTGTTCCAGCAAGCCTTGCACAATGGCAGCAGCTTCCTGTCTTGGCACAACCCCTTGCCCTCAGGGTCAACCCTGTACCCGAAGCTGAGGTACGAGGTCGGCTATAGGAGGCCTGGCCACGACTGGATGGTATGTTTGCTCATACTCTACTGACATGAGTCTGACTTCAGGCAAGTGGCCTTGAGACCCATGGTAGATGTGAAAAGTAAAAGTAACCCAGCCACCATGGATTAGAAGGCCTCGTTCCACCAGTAGCTAAACGCAGGAGGCAGGCGTCTGTGAATTGTGATATGCTGGCTTTCATGTAGTCCTTTTATTCATTCTGCAGGTGCTGGACGTTTCACAAACAAATACGACAATCAGCAAGGAATGGCTGGTACCCAGTAGCGAGTATGAGGCAAGGGTGAGGGCACGGGCGGGTGAGGGCCCGTGGAGCGACTGGAGCCCCCGGGTGCTGTGGCAGACCGAGGAGGGTGAGTGTCAAGCATGCGTCAGCAAACGGCCCCCATGCTGAATTGCTTAATTGACCATCCATAAGCAAGCACATGGCCAGCTGCCCTACACTCAGCACCCCCTCTTTGGTGTGATGTAGCTGAGGTCCACACTGCACGCTACATGTCCAGGATCTCATTTAAATCACAGAGCAGTTGGGCAGTAAGGAGGATGGTTAGATGGAGAGCCGCAAAGCGGGTGTCTGCTTACGATCTTCCCCCCTTCAGCCCCGGGGCCTGAAGGCCCTTCCAACCTTCAGTGTCTGTCTGATGGAGACGTGACAGTGAGCTGCAGCTGGGAACTGAAGAGGGAGTCTGCTCAGTTCATCACTTACAACCTATTGTACCAGCCGCAACGCGACCGCAACATCACACAGTGAGTGTTCACACTGGGACTGTCCCACCaatcaagggtacaacagcgcTATCCTCTAGAGTCTAAGCACCACTTTACTAGTGGTGTTCCTAATCCCTGGATTATCTGGTGCGAGACTGAAGCCCTGTGGGTGCAGCCCAGTCTCATGCATCCTTCTCACACCctacctctcccccccccccccccatagaccCCAGAGGTGTTATGAGACAGTCCTGGTTACCAGTGACTCCCGCGACCCCGTGCTCAGGTTCAGCTGTTCATTCTCCATGCCTGTAGATGAGGAACTCTGGGTTGAGCTCACTCCTGCCCACGTTACTAAGCAGTTTCTCTCTCACAGTCACAGTAAGTTCCCCCGCTTTCTCCAGTCCCAACCGCTCGTTCGCTATTACAATTTTTCTGTAGTGAAACGCCGGCGACTTTCGGAAAAGGATACGTCACATGAGCGGACGCCATTAGCAGTTCCTCCTGTCTGCACAGCAAGACCTCTCTACATTATAGCAGTACACAATGTAAAATGACCCATTGGTATGGCATGTTTCACAGCTTATGATGGTGCTGCCatcttgtggccaaaaatagcaCAGCAGGCACCAATGCATAAGTGTCGATCTCCCACGCAGTATATCCCTCCCCTCCGAGCCCTGTGCACTTGAGACAGGATGGCCAGGACTGGCTGCTCACCTGGACCATCCCGGAATACAACTCCAAAATTCAACTCTCTCATGAGGTGCGCTACTGGGACTCTGAAACAAAGGTAAGGGAGGATGCCTGTGCGTCAGCATGTTCGCAGGATTGAACGTGCTCAAGATCAGCTATCAGATTATACTTATCCTCAGTCACCTGTTTGCTCTGCATTTAAATTGCTGATCTTCATCCTTGTCTTCCTCTTCACTCCCTGGGTCTGACACCAGGACCACAAATATTTCAACATGTCTGTGCACCTCAACTTGTACCACATATATGGAGCCACCCTGCGCCCTGCTACCCACTACTGGGCACAGGTGCGAGCAGTGCCCGCTGAGTACTTCACGGGCCGACCCTCCGAGTGGACGAAACCGGTGGAGtgggacacccctccaggtAAAATCACACCTCCGACTGCCACCATCGGGATCTTAAAGCCCATACAGAAACCTCTGGATTCAAAGCAGAATCTCTTTGTTTGCGTACATCCTTCCTGTGCTTCTAGGGTCATGGTCAATGCCCAAGATCGTGTACATCTCCGTTGCGGTGTTGGTGACCATACTCTTCCTCGGCCTGTATGTGAGCTTTCCCACTTTCCACAGGTAACCGTTATTGCTATAGCTTGTGTTCATATTTtagaatagaacagaatagTTATTACACAACGTACATCGAAATTCAAAAAGCGCTTGTCCAGATTAGTGCAAACTCGACCAacaaccatggcaacaacacacaataaatacaaaaagtcttcaaattaaatgaaatagagCAGCTTGATAGGGACATGTGGGTATATAAGATATAAATTTGTGCATAGGAGCTTGAGGGGTGAAGCAAACAGTTAATATTGCACTTTGATGGGGAGTCATAGCACTCAGTTCACATAAAGCGTTTGgaaagaatctgtttttaaaccTGGTGGTTTATGTCTTAATTGACCTTTACTGCCTGCCAGAGGTGAACAGCTCAAACGGGTAGTGACCAGGATGTGAGTAGTCTTTAACACTCAAGGCAGCATGTGGGAAAATTGCCATGCTCATTTCCCAAAAAGGGAAGCTGACGTTTTACCCaggaatgaggaactttaactTGTCAGTAAGCAACAAGCCCACACAGTGTATGTGATGTTAGAAATATGCTACATGCATCCACATTACAGAATAATAACATTTTGTTGGTGTTTTTCATGCTCCCAGGTGGTTAGTCAGCTGGGACGTGTCCCTTCCCTCTCCCATCAAGAGCAAAGTTTTGGAAGGAATCTTAAAGGTGGGTTTCTCCTCCAGTCTGTGCTGCACTCATTATGTGAGACGCCCATCGGAATGATGTCACACCTCATCTTGACATTCCAGCATTAACGTGCCACCAGATCACAGAGAACTGACCGGTCCGTGAGTTATTCTTCTAAACTGAGTGGGCATATGAGGCGAACGAGAGATGAAACAGGAAACAAGATGTTCTCCAGAACCTGGCACACCTGTATCTATCTAAACAGCTTGAAATGGACACAGACAGTAACTGTTTTCCACACAAATAATTATACAATTAGAAATAATTACTATAGTGTTGTTGTAGGACATGATGCAAGGAACAAAGGAATCGCACACAAATGATCCAATCCTAAAGGTGATGGGTATAATGAGGTCATTTTGTATCAGAACACAGTCCCATCCCCTGTTGAATAAAACTGACAATGAACATCCATCCTGGAAATGAACACATGACATTCTTAAGGGGGACAGTGATGTTAATTTCACTGGAGCACTGGGTGACATCCATGGGTCGTCTCTTCTCCTTTCCGCATTACTATCAGAGTTACCACGCAAATAAGGTCCAACCTCTAATTGGCAGAAAACAGCAACCCCGTCCACTACAGCTTTCAAAAGCTCCTATTGTGACCAAACTGTATTTCCTCCTCCTGCTCATCTTTGGCTCACTTGCaatttttctttctctgtcgTTTTTCATAAATATGACTCTCTAGTCTTACTCCTATCAATCTGCAAACTACCTTGTCATATTTCTtctgtttaatatttaatattaatatttactaATGGGAGTTTGACCAAACCAACGGGAACCACCTCTAAAGCTCTTAAATGAATTGTCAACACAAATGAATAACTCCAAGATGGGTACATTAAAGGGCCCCCTcaggggattcgaacccacaaccattCTATCAAAAGTGTAGCTGATGTCACATCTGTGCTCCCCCTTCACAGCGGTC
This window encodes:
- the csf2rb gene encoding cytokine receptor common subunit beta isoform X1, which gives rise to MILVWMMCISALPILAFTSSPVSCKLNACSEHVSSLVDSVQCYNDYSTHIRCTWPESTEEHQLENLSLYHSDAEGRESPCVAYSPPEGHRAERWCRYNTTRFVKGIKHEFFFKVPLPPPVSKGMILSQHVKVRSPPALFQQALHNGSSFLSWHNPLPSGSTLYPKLRYEVGYRRPGHDWMVLDVSQTNTTISKEWLVPSSEYEARVRARAGEGPWSDWSPRVLWQTEEAPGPEGPSNLQCLSDGDVTVSCSWELKRESAQFITYNLLYQPQRDRNITQPQRCYETVLVTSDSRDPVLRFSCSFSMPVDEELWVELTPAHVTKQFLSHSHIYPSPPSPVHLRQDGQDWLLTWTIPEYNSKIQLSHEVRYWDSETKDHKYFNMSVHLNLYHIYGATLRPATHYWAQVRAVPAEYFTGRPSEWTKPVEWDTPPGSWSMPKIVYISVAVLVTILFLGLYVSFPTFHRWLVSWDVSLPSPIKSKVLEGILKRSQSTWIVPHREVERARICSVQVLDNVPPPSFSDADRYSFSSLHSESEEKIQQENSSVSFNGPYLLCPAISRSLGSLVNAGAQGGTEDSLSWSVSLGSQLALSLREFATGYVRIPSPLAILPVDSNVATQGTDFVAGGYVGCPLAASGTAKTESWCGPSCEPPECDPPAYTPTPPSFLSNALGHMSDNYCLTKGSQAEHTTE
- the csf2rb gene encoding cytokine receptor common subunit beta isoform X2; this encodes MLSWEPSPPKYSLKQHTLKVRSPPALFQQALHNGSSFLSWHNPLPSGSTLYPKLRYEVGYRRPGHDWMVLDVSQTNTTISKEWLVPSSEYEARVRARAGEGPWSDWSPRVLWQTEEAPGPEGPSNLQCLSDGDVTVSCSWELKRESAQFITYNLLYQPQRDRNITQPQRCYETVLVTSDSRDPVLRFSCSFSMPVDEELWVELTPAHVTKQFLSHSHIYPSPPSPVHLRQDGQDWLLTWTIPEYNSKIQLSHEVRYWDSETKDHKYFNMSVHLNLYHIYGATLRPATHYWAQVRAVPAEYFTGRPSEWTKPVEWDTPPGSWSMPKIVYISVAVLVTILFLGLYVSFPTFHRWLVSWDVSLPSPIKSKVLEGILKRSQSTWIVPHREVERARICSVQVLDNVPPPSFSDADRYSFSSLHSESEEKIQQENSSVSFNGPYLLCPAISRSLGSLVNAGAQGGTEDSLSWSVSLGSQLALSLREFATGYVRIPSPLAILPVDSNVATQGTDFVAGGYVGCPLAASGTAKTESWCGPSCEPPECDPPAYTPTPPSFLSNALGHMSDNYCLTKGSQAEHTTE